Genomic DNA from Longimicrobium terrae:
CGGAGTTCGCCATCCTCAAGGAGCACCCGGCGGAGGGGCTGCTGCAGCTGTTTGACATGCGCGGCCTGGCGGAGCTTCCCCTGCGCGCCATGCTGATGGCGTACGAGCACCACATGAAGCTGGACCAGACGGGATACCCGATTTCGGTCCGCCCGCGCCAGCCCACGCTGTTCAGCCGCATCGTGGCCATCGCCGACGGGTTTGACGCGGCGACCAGCAAGCGCAGCTACCAGTCGCAGCCCTGGCCCGCGGACAAGGTGCTGCGCGAGATGCGCGACAACCCGGGGCGCGGTTTCGACCCGCTGCTGGTAAAGGCGTTCATCAGCATGACGGGGATCTACCCCGTGGGCAGCGTCGTCATCCTGGACAGCTTCGAGCTGGCGGTGGTGACGGCCCGCAATCCGCGGGCGGAGTCGGTGCACCAGCCCATCGTGCAGGTGATCTACGACGCGCTGGGGATCCGGCTGGAGCCGCCGCGCACGCTGGACCTGGCCGAAACGGATCCGTCCACGGGACGGCCGCTCAGAAGCATCATCAAGACCACCGATCCCGAGCGTTACGGACTGCATGTCGGCGACTACTTCGTCTGATCCTTCGCTGCACCTCTCCTTTGCGGCCGCCCGCGCGGAAAACCGCGCCGCCCTGATCCCCTACGTGACCGCGGGGCACCCCCGCACCACCGACACCGCCGCGGTGCTGGACGCGCTGGCGGAAGAGGGCGCGGACGTCATCGAACTGGGCGTGCCTTTCAGCGACCCGCTGGCGGACGGGCCCACCATTCAGCGCTCGTCGTTCGAGGCGATCGCGCAGGGGGTGGACGTGCGCTGGACGCTGGACCAGCTGGCGGACTTCCGCGCGCGCCACCGCACCTCCGTGGTCCTGTTCACCTACCTGAACCCGGTTCTGCGCCACGGCGTGGACCGCTTTCTGGCGGACGCGCACGCGGCGGGCGCGCAGGGCGTGCTGCTGACGGACCTGCCCGTGGGCGCGGACCCGGAGCTGGAGGGCAAGTTCGCCGCGTCGCCGCTGGACCTGATCCGCCTGATCGCGCCGACCACGACGCCGGCGCGGATGCGGGAGATCGCCGCCGCGGCGCGCGGGTTTCTGTACTACGTGAGCCGTACCGGCGTGACCGGCGCGCAGGTGGAGCTGCAGGAGGGGCTGGCGGCGGAGGTGGAGACGCTGCGCGCGGCCACCTCGGTGCCGGTGGCAGTGGGCTTCGGCATCAGCACGCCGGAGCAGGCGGCCACGGTGGCGCGCGTGGCGGACGGCGTGGTAGTGGGGAGCGCGCTGGTGGAAACGCTGCGCACGGGCGGGGTGGACGAGGGGCGCCGCTTCGTGCGGGCGCTGCGGCACGCCGTGGACGGCGCCCGGCGGCCGTGAACGAGCCCCGCCTGGCGACGGCGACCATTCGCCTGCTGCAGGGATACGCGCGCTTTCTGCTCATGGCGGGGGGCGCGGCCGTGCTTCTGGCGCTGGCGTCGGCGTTCCGCTGGGCGCCGGGGGCGTGGGGCGTGGTGGGCGCGATCCTCGGCGCGGCGGCGGTGGCGGGGCTGCGGATGGGCTCGGTGCAGCTGTCCAAGTTCAGCTACGTCACCATGACGGTGGTGCCGGTGGGCGCGCTTACGCTGCTGGGCGAGCCCGCCGCCGCCGTGTTCGCCGCGTGGGCGGGGACCGCCGCGGGCGACCTGCTGCGCCGCAAGGTGTGGTTCGCCTCGGCCGTGAACGCCGGGCGCGAGGCACTGGCCGCCGTGGCGGGGATCGCGGGGTACCTGCTGGCTTCGCGCGCGGTGGGGCTGGGCCCGGCGGACCTGGACCACGGCTACGCGCCGGCCTTTTCGCTGGCCGGGCTCCCCGTCCTGATCGTCTTTTTTCTGGCGTACTTCGCCGCCAGCCGCGGGCTCTTCTACTTTTCGCTCATCTTTCGCGGCAAGCTGACCGCGGCCGAGCGCAACGTGCTGCTGCGCTACGAGATCGTGTCCGCCGTGCTGGGGATGGTGGGCGCGGTGGGAGTCGCGTCCAGCTTCGCCTTTCTGGGGTGGCCGGGGCCGGTGATCATCGTGGCCTTCGTGGTGGCGACGGGGCTGGTGGCGCGGCTGCTGGTGGTGGAGGCGATTTCGTCGGAGGAGCTGCGCAAGGTGGCGGCGATGGAGTCGGTGATCACCGCCGGCATGCCGCTGGGCGAGTCGATGGCGGCCATCGAAGAGATGGCGGGGCGGCTGATCGAGTGGCGGTGGCTGCACGTGTACTCCGTGCGCGACGGCCGGCTGGTGATGATTCACCCGCCCATGGCGGACCCGGAGGGGCTGGACGCGCTGCAGCCGCTGCGCGAGCAGTCGTTCGCCACGGGCGAGGCGGTGGCGATGTCGGACCTGCACCGCGGCGGGGTGGGGGGCGCGCGCATCCCCGTGCGGTCGCTGGTGCTGCAGCCGCTGCTGTACGGACGCACCGCGCTGGGGCTGCTGGAGGTGGCGCACCACCGCCCGGACGTGTACCGCGGCCCGGAGCACCGGCTGATCGAGCGGTTCGCGCGGCAGCTGGCGCTGGCGCTGCAGCTGGACGGGCTGGTGCGGCCCATGACGGACAGCGCGCGCGAGATGGACGCGGCACTGCGTACGCTGGGCGGCCGGCTCACCAGCCTGCGCGAGAGCGGGCAGGGGGTGGCGAATACCGCGGCGGACATCCGCCAGCGCATCGCGGACCAGGGGCGGCGCACGGCGTTCGGGCTGCGGCTGACGGACGAGCTTTCGGCGTCGGCGCACGCCATGGCCACGGACGCGGGGGAGACGGCGGGGGCCAGCCGGGACACGCGCCGCCTGGCGTCGGAAAACCGCGGCGCCATCGCCGAGGCCATCGGGCGGCTGGTGGACCTGCGCGACTTCGTGGACGCGGAGGCGCGGGAAATGGGGGCGCTGGCCGGGACCTCCGCGCAGATCGCCAGCGTGGTGGAAACGATCCGCGCCATCGCCGACCAGACCAATCTGCTGGCGCTGAACGCGGCGATCGAGGCGGCGCGCGCGGGGGAGCACGGGCGCGGGTTCGCCGTGGTGGCGGACGAGGTTCGCAAGCTGGCGGACGACACGGGGCGCGCGGCGGTGCAGGCGCGCGACATGGTGGACGGCGTGCGCGGGCAGATGGCGACGGCGCTGGGGCGCATGCAGCAGGGCGCGTCGCGGCTGCAGGGGGTGGGCGACCTGTCGCGCACGGCGCTGGACTCGGTGGACCGCATCGTGGCCGCGGCGGAGGGGGCCGAGGGGCTCACGGAGCGGATGGCCGGGCGCGCGGACGAGCAGCGGCGGCGCATCGCCGGGCTGCGCGACGAGTTCGGGGCGGTGGCGGAGATCGCGGACCGCAACGGCGAGGGTGCCAGCGCGGTGGCGGACGCGGCGGCGCTGCAGGCGGAGACGCTGGAGCAGATTGAGCAGGCCACCGCGTCGCTGGCCGACGTTTCGGAGCGGCTCACCGGCTACATCGCGCGGCTGCACGAAGTCAGCTGATCGTCGTTTGATGGAGAAAAGCCGCGTCTCCGCTCGTGTGCGGAGGCGCGGCTTTGTTCATCCCCTGGGTCTGCAAACTGCCCTCACGCGGAGGCCGCGGGGGTTCGCGGAGGTCGCGGGGGGGTCAGGGCAGGTGAGGCGCGGCGAGTTCGACGCACTCGTCCAGCACGAGGGTGATAGTCTGCTGGATCGAAGCTTCGTCGAATGGTCGCAGGAGCCGCAGCGGGAACGGGGCTGCAATGGAACGGCCTTTACCCTGGGCGACGGCGGTGCCGATCGTTGCGGCGTCCAGACCAGGATCCGACTCCATCAGATCCCGAATGACAGCTCGCGCACGATCTCGGAATTCGCCCTCGTGCGGAATCGCACCGCTCGGGTCTGGCCGGGTCAGGATGGCGTGCAGGTCAAGAAAATCGCGGACTTCAAAGCGGTCGCAGATCGCATGCAGCTTACCCGCACAGAGATCTCGATAAGATGCGACCTCAATTGTTTCGGTGGTCACCTCTCGAGGGGCCAGGCGAAACGATGAACTCGCTCCGAAGTCCAGCTTTACGGCAATCCCCGAATCGGAATGCCTCGCCAGAGCCCTGGCATGCCACGCACTGGGCGAACCAACCACTTCCAGGCTGAATCCCGAATCGGCGAGTACTGGCGAGAGCACGCCAACGAAACCAGCCGCGTGGAAATCCGGATCGCCAAAGAAGTCCAAATCCTCCGACTCGCGGTGTCCCAGGAAGTACGCCGAGAGAGCGGTTCCGCCTTCAAGGTGCAGGGAGTGGATGTCATGGCGGCGTGCGGTTTCCGCGACGATGCGCATAAGTGCCGCATGCACGGGAGTAACAACTCCGGGAAGCGGGGTAAGCATTCAATTCCCGCTAGGCAGGATTGTCAAGATGGCGCACGCGCAGTTTGTCGACCATCAGCGCCCAGAACGTCCGCACGTTCCTCGGCAGGATCAATTCGTCGAATTTCTGAATCAGTGCCTCGGTGGGGACGATCCGGCGCACGTGCTCCAAATTTCCTTCGCGGAGGACGCGGCTGATGACCAGCGGATCGGTGCCATCGATCGCGACGTCCTTCTGCAGATCCCAGAACAGCTCCGGGAAGTCGCCATACGTGTACGGCCGGTCGGGCTTGTCCATCACTTGAGCTCCGTTGGGTTGTCAGTCAAGGATGCTGACTGACATACGCCAAAGCAATACTTCCGCCCCGGAATCGTGATCGAGCTGATCCGCCGCGGGAGAGCACCAGGGCAGGCGAAGGGGCGATCGCATTTCGGCTGGCGGCCCGTCTCATTTTCTAGTTTATCGCGATCGCCACGGGCTGCGTTCGGTGGATCGGGGAGTCT
This window encodes:
- a CDS encoding nucleotidyl transferase AbiEii/AbiGii toxin family protein, whose protein sequence is MRIVAETARRHDIHSLHLEGGTALSAYFLGHRESEDLDFFGDPDFHAAGFVGVLSPVLADSGFSLEVVGSPSAWHARALARHSDSGIAVKLDFGASSSFRLAPREVTTETIEVASYRDLCAGKLHAICDRFEVRDFLDLHAILTRPDPSGAIPHEGEFRDRARAVIRDLMESDPGLDAATIGTAVAQGKGRSIAAPFPLRLLRPFDEASIQQTITLVLDECVELAAPHLP
- a CDS encoding methyl-accepting chemotaxis protein; the protein is MNEPRLATATIRLLQGYARFLLMAGGAAVLLALASAFRWAPGAWGVVGAILGAAAVAGLRMGSVQLSKFSYVTMTVVPVGALTLLGEPAAAVFAAWAGTAAGDLLRRKVWFASAVNAGREALAAVAGIAGYLLASRAVGLGPADLDHGYAPAFSLAGLPVLIVFFLAYFAASRGLFYFSLIFRGKLTAAERNVLLRYEIVSAVLGMVGAVGVASSFAFLGWPGPVIIVAFVVATGLVARLLVVEAISSEELRKVAAMESVITAGMPLGESMAAIEEMAGRLIEWRWLHVYSVRDGRLVMIHPPMADPEGLDALQPLREQSFATGEAVAMSDLHRGGVGGARIPVRSLVLQPLLYGRTALGLLEVAHHRPDVYRGPEHRLIERFARQLALALQLDGLVRPMTDSAREMDAALRTLGGRLTSLRESGQGVANTAADIRQRIADQGRRTAFGLRLTDELSASAHAMATDAGETAGASRDTRRLASENRGAIAEAIGRLVDLRDFVDAEAREMGALAGTSAQIASVVETIRAIADQTNLLALNAAIEAARAGEHGRGFAVVADEVRKLADDTGRAAVQARDMVDGVRGQMATALGRMQQGASRLQGVGDLSRTALDSVDRIVAAAEGAEGLTERMAGRADEQRRRIAGLRDEFGAVAEIADRNGEGASAVADAAALQAETLEQIEQATASLADVSERLTGYIARLHEVS
- the trpA gene encoding tryptophan synthase subunit alpha; the protein is MSATTSSDPSLHLSFAAARAENRAALIPYVTAGHPRTTDTAAVLDALAEEGADVIELGVPFSDPLADGPTIQRSSFEAIAQGVDVRWTLDQLADFRARHRTSVVLFTYLNPVLRHGVDRFLADAHAAGAQGVLLTDLPVGADPELEGKFAASPLDLIRLIAPTTTPARMREIAAAARGFLYYVSRTGVTGAQVELQEGLAAEVETLRAATSVPVAVGFGISTPEQAATVARVADGVVVGSALVETLRTGGVDEGRRFVRALRHAVDGARRP